One segment of Vallicoccus soli DNA contains the following:
- the dusB gene encoding tRNA dihydrouridine synthase DusB gives MLPASPLHLGPHRVDPPVVLAPMAGITGSAFRRLCRELSGTSGGLYVSEMVTSRALVERDAETLRMVTFHPEESRPGMVRSVQLYGVDPRTVGEAVRIVVGEGRADHVDLNFGCPVPKVTRKGGGSALPYKRPLLRAILREAVAAADGVPVTVKMRKGIDDEHLTYLDAGAIAQEEGVAWVALHGRTAVQHYSGQADWDAIAVLKRELDVPVLGNGDVWSAADALRMTARTGCDGVVVGRGCLGRPWLFAQLATAFRGEPLPADPDLRGVAAVMVRHAELLTEELGEDKGVRDLRKHVAWYLKGFAVGSDLRRALAMVRDLDELRALLDRLDLDQPYPVAVLDAPRGRTTAQKRVALPEGWLDDPYDAAVPAGAELVTSGG, from the coding sequence GTGCTGCCCGCGAGCCCGCTCCACCTCGGACCCCACCGCGTCGACCCGCCCGTCGTGCTGGCGCCGATGGCGGGCATCACGGGGTCGGCGTTCCGGCGGCTGTGCCGCGAGCTGAGCGGCACCAGCGGCGGGCTGTACGTCAGCGAGATGGTCACGTCCCGCGCGCTCGTCGAGCGCGATGCGGAGACGCTGCGGATGGTGACGTTCCACCCGGAGGAGTCGCGCCCGGGGATGGTGCGCTCGGTGCAGCTCTACGGCGTGGACCCGCGGACCGTCGGCGAGGCCGTGCGGATCGTCGTGGGGGAGGGGCGCGCGGACCACGTCGACCTGAACTTCGGCTGCCCGGTGCCCAAGGTGACCCGCAAGGGCGGGGGGTCGGCGCTGCCGTACAAGCGGCCGCTGCTGCGCGCGATCCTGCGCGAGGCGGTCGCGGCGGCGGACGGCGTGCCGGTGACGGTGAAGATGCGCAAGGGCATCGACGACGAGCACCTGACGTACCTCGACGCCGGCGCGATCGCGCAGGAGGAGGGCGTGGCCTGGGTGGCGCTGCACGGGCGCACCGCCGTGCAGCACTACAGCGGGCAGGCCGACTGGGACGCGATCGCCGTGCTCAAGCGCGAGCTCGACGTCCCGGTGCTCGGCAACGGCGACGTCTGGAGCGCCGCGGACGCCCTGCGGATGACCGCGCGCACCGGGTGCGACGGCGTGGTCGTGGGCCGCGGGTGCCTGGGCCGGCCGTGGCTGTTCGCCCAGCTCGCCACCGCGTTCCGGGGCGAGCCGCTGCCGGCCGACCCGGACCTGCGCGGCGTCGCCGCGGTCATGGTGCGCCACGCCGAGCTGCTCACCGAGGAGCTCGGCGAGGACAAGGGCGTGCGCGACCTGCGCAAGCACGTGGCGTGGTACCTCAAGGGCTTCGCGGTCGGCTCGGACCTGCGCCGGGCGCTCGCCATGGTGCGCGACCTCGACGAGCTGCGGGCGCTGCTCGACCGGCTCGACCTGGACCAGCCCTACCCGGTCGCGGTGCTCGACGCGCCCCGCGGGCGGACGACCGCGCAGAAGCGGGTGGCCCTGCCCGAGGGGTGGCTCGACGACCCGTACGATGCCGCCGTCCCCGCGGGCGCCGAGCTCGTCACCAGCGGGGGTTGA
- the xylB gene encoding xylulokinase, with protein MPTDALVAGVDSSTQSCKVVVCEARTGRVVREGRAAHPDGSEVHPDAWWTALQEASGGGLLEGVSALAVGGQQHGMVALDGDGAVVRDALLWNDGRSAGAAEELVDELGGPGAWASAVGSVPVASFTVTKLRWLAEHEPERARRVEAVVLPHDHLTARLLGGGRVDLGRLATDRGDASGTGYWSPATGEYREDLLERALGRRTALPRVLGPAEAAGRTPDGVLVGAGTGDNMAAALGLGAEPGDVVVSLGTSGVVSAVHDAPTADAAGLVAGFADATGRFLPLVCTLNAARVLTATAAMLGTDLDGLSELALAAPPGAGGLVLLPYLDGERTPVLPDATGTLTGMTRANMQPANVARAAVEGMLCGLADGLEALRALGVQPRRVLLVGGAARSAAVQAVAPQVLGAPVTVPPPGEYVALGAARQAAWALAAQEGGAPEPPVWEPRGAVVRPLEDPATGAGVRSRYAEARHFVHSV; from the coding sequence GTGCCCACCGATGCGCTCGTCGCCGGGGTCGACAGCTCGACCCAGTCCTGCAAGGTCGTCGTCTGCGAGGCCCGTACGGGCCGCGTCGTCCGCGAGGGGAGGGCGGCGCACCCCGACGGCTCCGAGGTCCACCCGGACGCCTGGTGGACCGCGCTGCAGGAGGCCTCCGGCGGTGGCCTCCTCGAGGGGGTCTCCGCCCTCGCGGTCGGCGGGCAGCAGCACGGCATGGTCGCCCTCGACGGCGACGGCGCCGTGGTGCGCGACGCGCTGCTGTGGAACGACGGGCGCTCCGCGGGCGCGGCCGAGGAGCTCGTCGACGAGCTCGGCGGGCCCGGCGCCTGGGCCTCGGCGGTCGGGTCGGTGCCCGTCGCGAGCTTCACCGTCACCAAGCTGCGCTGGCTCGCCGAGCACGAGCCCGAGCGGGCGCGGCGGGTCGAGGCCGTCGTGCTGCCCCACGACCACCTCACGGCGCGGCTGCTCGGCGGCGGTCGCGTCGACCTCGGGCGGCTGGCGACCGACCGCGGCGACGCCTCGGGCACCGGCTACTGGTCCCCGGCGACCGGGGAGTACCGCGAGGACCTCCTCGAGCGCGCCCTCGGGCGCCGCACGGCCCTGCCCCGCGTCCTGGGCCCGGCCGAGGCCGCGGGCCGCACGCCCGACGGGGTGCTCGTGGGCGCGGGCACCGGCGACAACATGGCCGCCGCCCTCGGCCTGGGCGCGGAGCCCGGCGACGTGGTCGTGAGCCTCGGCACGAGCGGGGTGGTGAGCGCCGTGCACGACGCCCCCACCGCCGACGCCGCCGGGCTCGTCGCCGGCTTCGCGGACGCCACGGGCCGCTTCCTGCCGCTCGTCTGCACGCTCAACGCCGCGCGGGTCCTCACCGCGACCGCGGCGATGCTGGGCACCGACCTCGACGGGCTCTCCGAGCTGGCCCTCGCCGCGCCGCCCGGCGCCGGCGGGCTGGTCCTGCTGCCCTACCTCGACGGCGAGCGCACGCCGGTGCTGCCCGACGCCACGGGCACCCTCACCGGCATGACCCGCGCGAACATGCAGCCGGCGAACGTCGCGCGCGCCGCCGTCGAGGGGATGCTGTGCGGCCTCGCCGACGGCCTCGAGGCGCTGCGGGCGCTGGGCGTCCAGCCGCGCCGCGTGCTGCTCGTCGGTGGTGCCGCGCGCTCCGCGGCGGTCCAGGCGGTCGCGCCGCAGGTGCTCGGCGCGCCGGTGACCGTGCCGCCGCCCGGGGAGTACGTCGCCCTGGGCGCCGCCCGCCAGGCCGCCTGGGCGCTCGCCGCGCAGGAGGGCGGCGCCCCCGAGCCGCCCGTCTGGGAGCCCCGGGGCGCGGTCGTGCGCCCCCTGGAGGACCCGGCGACGGGCGCCGGGGTCCGCTCCCGGTACGCCGAGGCGCGCCACTTCGTCCACTCAGTGTGA
- a CDS encoding DUF3072 domain-containing protein codes for MADKDSLSSGAEKDPKDWTTGDEPMTGPQKSYLETLAREAGEEAPDDLTKAEASEQIDRLQQESGRGQ; via the coding sequence ATGGCAGACAAGGACTCCCTGAGCAGCGGCGCCGAGAAGGACCCGAAGGACTGGACGACCGGCGACGAGCCCATGACCGGACCGCAGAAGAGCTACCTGGAGACGCTGGCCCGCGAGGCCGGCGAGGAGGCGCCCGACGACCTCACCAAGGCCGAGGCGTCGGAGCAGATCGACCGGCTGCAGCAGGAGTCCGGCCGGGGGCAGTAG
- a CDS encoding deoxyguanosinetriphosphate triphosphohydrolase: MPHSPAAPYDGHARARWAPEPPKQSARGDFARDRARVVHSSALRRLAGKTQVVGPTSDDFVRNRLTHTLEVAQVGRDLGAALGCDPDVVETACLAHDLGHPPFGHNGEVALDEAAAPCGGFEGNAHTLRLLTRLEAKTTGPGGRSTGLNLTRASLDAATKYPWGRERDRRKYGVFAEDREVFAWLRAGAPDGRRCVEAQVMDWADDVAYSVHDVEDAVQSGAVDLRALRDPAERAVLARVARDAYAPDAAPEDLLAALDRLLALPWWPGPYDGSRRALAGLKELTSRLVGRFTGAAEAATRATHGGGPLTRYAADLVVPPAARLEVAVLKGVAAHWVMRAERHLAVLAGQRALLAELVERLEAGAPAALAPVFRADWAAAGDDAARRRVVVDQVASLTDPSAVALHRALTAGPGVPGPT; this comes from the coding sequence GTGCCGCACAGCCCCGCCGCGCCCTACGACGGGCACGCCCGCGCCCGCTGGGCGCCGGAGCCGCCGAAGCAGTCCGCGCGCGGCGACTTCGCCCGGGACCGGGCGCGCGTGGTGCACTCCAGCGCGCTGCGCCGCCTGGCCGGCAAGACCCAGGTCGTCGGCCCGACCTCCGACGACTTCGTGCGCAACCGCCTCACGCACACCCTCGAGGTGGCGCAGGTCGGGCGCGACCTCGGGGCGGCCCTCGGCTGCGACCCCGACGTCGTCGAGACCGCCTGCCTGGCCCACGACCTGGGCCACCCGCCGTTCGGGCACAACGGCGAGGTGGCCCTCGACGAGGCGGCGGCCCCGTGCGGCGGCTTCGAGGGCAACGCGCACACGCTGCGCCTGCTCACCCGGCTCGAGGCCAAGACCACCGGGCCCGGCGGGCGCAGCACCGGGCTCAACCTCACCCGCGCCAGCCTCGACGCGGCCACGAAGTACCCGTGGGGCCGCGAGCGCGACCGGCGCAAGTACGGCGTCTTCGCCGAGGACCGCGAGGTCTTCGCCTGGCTGCGCGCGGGGGCGCCCGACGGGCGGCGGTGCGTCGAGGCGCAGGTCATGGACTGGGCCGACGACGTCGCCTACTCGGTGCACGACGTCGAGGACGCCGTGCAGTCCGGCGCGGTGGACCTGCGCGCGCTGCGCGACCCCGCCGAGCGGGCGGTCCTCGCCCGCGTCGCGCGCGACGCCTACGCGCCCGACGCCGCGCCGGAGGACCTGCTCGCCGCGCTCGACCGGCTGCTCGCCCTGCCTTGGTGGCCGGGGCCGTACGACGGCAGCCGCCGCGCGCTGGCCGGCCTCAAGGAGCTCACGAGCCGGCTCGTCGGGCGCTTCACCGGCGCGGCGGAGGCCGCCACCCGCGCGACGCACGGCGGCGGGCCGCTCACCCGCTACGCGGCCGACCTCGTCGTGCCGCCCGCCGCGCGGCTCGAGGTGGCGGTGCTCAAGGGGGTGGCCGCGCACTGGGTGATGCGCGCCGAGCGCCACCTCGCGGTCCTGGCCGGGCAGCGCGCGCTGCTGGCCGAGCTCGTCGAGCGGCTCGAGGCCGGCGCCCCCGCGGCGCTGGCCCCGGTGTTCCGCGCCGACTGGGCCGCGGCCGGCGACGACGCGGCCCGGCGGCGGGTCGTGGTGGACCAGGTGGCGAGCCTCACCGACCCCAGCGCGGTCGCCCTCCACAGGGCCCTCACCGCGGGGCCCGGGGTCCCCGGCCCGACGTAG
- the dnaG gene encoding DNA primase codes for MAGRIRDEDVALVKERADLAQVVGDRLTLRSAGGGSLKGLCPFHDEKTPSFNVRPDRGVWHCFGCGEGGDVISFVRKVDHLDFTEAVERLADRFGVRLRYDDDGPASGAPVRRTGVRTRLTQAHAAAAEFYQAQLATLPDAVAGRRFLAERGFTQDDARHFGVGYSPRTWDALVQHLRSKGFRDEEIVEGGLGRRRNDGSGVIDRFVGRLMWPIRDRSGDVVGFGARRLHDDDRIEAKYLNTSETPVFKKSQVLYGVDLAKRSIPQRMQAVVVEGYTDVMACHLAGVTTAVATCGTAFGDEHVKILRQLLMDQDELRGEVVFTFDGDAAGQKAALKAFDTDQRFVTQTFVAVEPSGMDPCELRQHAGDEAVRELVARRVPLFEFALRSTVGRYDLGTAEGRVSALRAAAPVLGRIRDRSLRPEYVRTVAGWLGLEVEAVAGAVRRAAGEGGREEVAGARRAPARPEVPARAGGPARPDPGDPVLFVEREALKLALQAPRLAGEGYDLLEASCFTAPAYAAVHAAVVGAGGCAGAQEGPAWPARVSDAAADDGVRALATELAVEAPRDRAWSARYAAELVARLEEMAATRRLVEVKARLQRVNPVEEPEAYNRLAGELFALEGHRRRLRERGIGAGEHADR; via the coding sequence GTGGCCGGGCGCATCAGGGACGAGGACGTGGCGCTGGTCAAGGAGCGGGCCGACCTCGCGCAGGTCGTCGGCGACCGCCTGACCCTGCGCAGCGCCGGCGGCGGCAGCCTCAAGGGCCTGTGCCCCTTCCACGACGAGAAGACCCCGTCGTTCAACGTGCGCCCCGACCGCGGGGTCTGGCACTGCTTCGGCTGCGGCGAGGGCGGCGACGTCATCTCGTTCGTGCGCAAGGTCGACCACCTCGACTTCACCGAGGCGGTCGAGCGGCTCGCCGACCGCTTCGGGGTGCGCCTGCGCTACGACGACGACGGCCCGGCGAGCGGGGCCCCGGTCCGCCGCACCGGCGTGAGGACCCGGCTGACCCAGGCGCACGCCGCGGCCGCGGAGTTCTACCAGGCCCAGCTCGCGACCCTGCCCGACGCGGTCGCCGGGCGGCGGTTCCTCGCCGAGCGCGGGTTCACCCAGGACGACGCCCGGCACTTCGGGGTGGGCTACTCGCCGCGCACCTGGGACGCGCTGGTGCAGCACCTGCGCAGCAAGGGCTTCCGCGACGAGGAGATCGTCGAGGGCGGGCTGGGCCGCCGCCGCAACGACGGCTCGGGGGTCATCGACCGCTTCGTCGGCCGGCTCATGTGGCCCATCCGCGACCGCTCCGGCGACGTGGTCGGGTTCGGCGCGCGCCGCCTGCACGACGACGACCGGATCGAGGCGAAGTACCTCAACACCTCCGAGACGCCGGTCTTCAAGAAGTCGCAGGTGCTCTACGGCGTCGACCTGGCCAAGCGCTCGATCCCGCAGCGCATGCAGGCGGTCGTCGTGGAGGGCTACACCGACGTCATGGCCTGCCACCTCGCGGGCGTGACGACCGCGGTCGCCACCTGCGGCACCGCCTTCGGCGACGAGCACGTCAAGATCCTGCGCCAGCTGCTCATGGACCAGGACGAGCTGCGCGGCGAGGTCGTCTTCACCTTCGACGGCGACGCGGCCGGGCAGAAGGCCGCGCTCAAGGCGTTCGACACCGACCAGCGCTTCGTCACGCAGACCTTCGTCGCGGTGGAGCCGTCGGGGATGGACCCGTGCGAGCTGCGCCAGCACGCGGGCGACGAGGCGGTGCGCGAGCTCGTCGCCCGCCGGGTCCCGCTCTTCGAGTTCGCGCTGCGGAGCACGGTCGGGCGCTACGACCTGGGCACCGCCGAGGGGCGGGTGTCCGCGCTGCGCGCCGCCGCGCCGGTGCTGGGGCGCATCCGCGACCGCTCCCTGCGCCCGGAGTACGTGCGCACCGTCGCCGGCTGGCTCGGGCTGGAGGTCGAGGCGGTGGCGGGCGCGGTGCGCCGCGCCGCCGGCGAGGGCGGTCGCGAGGAGGTGGCGGGCGCGCGCCGCGCCCCGGCGCGCCCCGAGGTGCCGGCCCGGGCCGGCGGCCCGGCCCGGCCCGACCCGGGCGACCCCGTGCTCTTCGTCGAGCGCGAGGCGCTCAAGCTCGCCCTGCAGGCGCCCCGGCTGGCGGGGGAGGGGTACGACCTGCTCGAGGCGTCCTGCTTCACCGCCCCGGCCTACGCCGCCGTGCACGCCGCGGTGGTCGGGGCCGGCGGCTGCGCGGGGGCGCAGGAGGGGCCGGCCTGGCCCGCGCGGGTGTCCGACGCGGCCGCGGACGACGGGGTGCGCGCGCTCGCGACCGAGCTCGCCGTCGAGGCGCCGCGGGACCGGGCGTGGAGCGCGCGCTACGCCGCCGAGCTGGTCGCCCGGCTCGAGGAGATGGCCGCGACGCGGCGGCTCGTGGAGGTCAAGGCGCGGCTGCAGCGGGTCAACCCGGTGGAGGAGCCGGAGGCGTACAACCGCCTGGCGGGCGAGCTGTTCGCGCTCGAGGGGCACCGGCGGCGGCTGCGCGAGCGCGGCATCGGCGCGGGGGAGCACGCCGACCGCTAG
- the ppdK gene encoding pyruvate, phosphate dikinase, which produces MPTYVYDFTQGGMDQRDLLGGKGANLAEMTRLGLPVPPGFTITTEACRAWLATGQEPEGLRAQVDEHLAGLEARMGRRLGQPDDPLLVSVRSGAKFSMPGMMETVLDVGLNDESVRGLAERSGDERFAWDSYRRLLQMFGTTVLGIAAEHFHDALGEVASLHQAPCDLDLGAPEWREVVDAYKGLVREHAGREFPQDPREQLDLAVRAVFDSWNAERAVLYRRQERIPGDLGTAVNVVAMVFGNLGTGSGTGVAFTRDPATGQQGVYGDYLQNAQGEDVVAGTRNTLPLAEMERIDARSYAELLRTMEVLEGHYRDLCDIEFTVERGTLWLLQTRVGKRTAAAAFRIACQLVDQGLIDEDEAVRRVSGEQLAQLMFPRFATGTSAERVARGMGASPGAAVGRAVFDSAAAVARSRAGEDVVLVRRETNPDDLDGMIAARGVLTSRGGKTSHAAVVARGMGRTCVCGADALDVDAAARRMVVRRPGAAPLVVDEGEVISIDGSSGDVFLGEVPVVDSPVVEYFEGRLDPGGEEADDLVRAVHRLMSRADAARRLRVRANADNGEDAARARRFGAEGVGLCRTEHMFLGERRRSVERLILADDEDEQEEALAALLPLQRGDFERLLAAMDGLPVTVRLLDPPLHEFLPDLTELSVRVAVAQARGGADEADERMLQAVHRLHEQNPMLGLRGVRLGLVVPGLFTMQVRALAEAAAARTQEGGRPRVEVMIPLVGSVQELELVRERSEEVLREVERATGVELAALIGTMVELPRAALTAGQIAGAAQFFSFGTNDLTQMTWGFSRDDVEAAFFPAYLERGVFGVSPFESLDVDGVGRLVEIAVREGRAARPDLKLGVCGEHGGDPASVHFFHRVGLDYVSCSPFRVPVARLEAGRAALAEGGGSDSR; this is translated from the coding sequence GTGCCCACCTACGTCTACGACTTCACCCAGGGCGGCATGGACCAGCGGGACCTGCTCGGCGGCAAGGGGGCCAACCTCGCCGAGATGACCCGCCTCGGGCTCCCGGTCCCGCCCGGGTTCACCATCACCACCGAGGCGTGCCGCGCCTGGCTGGCCACCGGGCAGGAGCCGGAGGGCCTGCGCGCGCAGGTCGACGAGCACCTGGCGGGGCTCGAGGCGCGCATGGGCCGGCGCCTCGGGCAGCCGGACGACCCGCTGCTGGTCAGCGTGCGCTCCGGGGCGAAGTTCTCCATGCCCGGGATGATGGAGACGGTCCTCGACGTCGGGCTCAACGACGAGAGCGTGCGGGGCCTGGCCGAGCGGTCCGGCGACGAGCGGTTCGCCTGGGACTCGTACCGCCGGCTCCTGCAGATGTTCGGCACGACCGTCCTGGGGATCGCGGCGGAGCACTTCCACGACGCGCTGGGCGAGGTGGCGTCGCTGCACCAGGCGCCCTGCGACCTCGACCTCGGCGCGCCGGAGTGGCGGGAGGTCGTCGACGCGTACAAGGGGCTGGTCCGCGAGCACGCCGGGCGGGAGTTCCCGCAGGACCCCCGCGAGCAGCTCGACCTCGCGGTGCGCGCGGTCTTCGACTCGTGGAACGCCGAGCGCGCCGTGCTCTACCGCCGCCAGGAGCGGATCCCCGGCGACCTCGGCACGGCGGTGAACGTCGTGGCCATGGTGTTCGGCAACCTCGGAACGGGCTCCGGCACCGGTGTGGCCTTCACCCGCGACCCCGCGACCGGCCAGCAGGGCGTCTACGGCGACTACCTGCAGAACGCCCAGGGCGAGGACGTCGTCGCGGGCACCCGCAACACGCTGCCCCTCGCGGAGATGGAGCGGATCGACGCCCGGTCGTACGCGGAGCTGCTGCGCACCATGGAGGTCCTCGAGGGCCACTACCGCGACCTGTGCGACATCGAGTTCACCGTCGAGCGCGGCACGCTGTGGCTGCTGCAGACCCGCGTCGGCAAGCGCACGGCCGCCGCCGCGTTCCGGATCGCGTGCCAGCTCGTCGACCAGGGCCTCATCGACGAGGACGAGGCGGTGCGGCGCGTCTCGGGCGAGCAGCTCGCCCAGCTGATGTTCCCGCGGTTCGCGACGGGCACCTCGGCCGAGCGGGTCGCCCGCGGGATGGGCGCCTCGCCGGGCGCCGCGGTCGGCAGGGCCGTCTTCGACTCCGCCGCGGCCGTCGCACGGTCCCGCGCCGGGGAGGACGTGGTCCTGGTGCGGCGCGAGACCAACCCCGACGACCTCGACGGCATGATCGCGGCGCGCGGCGTCCTTACCTCGCGCGGCGGCAAGACCTCGCACGCCGCGGTCGTCGCCCGCGGCATGGGCAGGACGTGCGTCTGCGGCGCCGACGCGCTGGACGTCGACGCCGCGGCGCGGCGGATGGTCGTGCGACGCCCCGGCGCCGCCCCGCTCGTCGTGGACGAGGGCGAGGTCATCAGCATCGACGGCTCCTCTGGGGACGTGTTCCTGGGCGAGGTGCCCGTCGTCGACAGCCCGGTCGTCGAGTACTTCGAGGGCCGGCTCGACCCGGGGGGCGAGGAGGCCGACGACCTCGTCCGGGCGGTGCACCGGCTCATGTCCCGGGCCGACGCGGCGCGCCGGCTGCGGGTCCGCGCGAACGCGGACAACGGCGAGGACGCGGCGCGGGCGCGGCGCTTCGGGGCGGAGGGCGTCGGCCTGTGCCGCACCGAGCACATGTTCCTCGGCGAGCGCCGGCGCTCCGTGGAGCGCCTGATCCTCGCCGACGACGAGGACGAGCAGGAGGAGGCGCTCGCCGCGCTGCTGCCCCTGCAGCGCGGCGACTTCGAGCGGCTCCTCGCCGCGATGGACGGGCTGCCGGTCACGGTGCGCCTGCTCGACCCGCCGCTGCACGAGTTCCTGCCGGACCTCACCGAGCTGTCGGTGCGGGTCGCCGTGGCGCAGGCGCGCGGCGGGGCCGACGAGGCCGACGAGCGGATGCTGCAGGCCGTGCACCGCCTCCACGAGCAGAACCCGATGCTCGGCCTGCGCGGGGTGCGCCTCGGGCTCGTCGTCCCGGGCCTGTTCACCATGCAGGTGCGGGCCCTCGCCGAGGCCGCGGCGGCGCGCACGCAGGAGGGGGGCCGCCCGCGGGTGGAGGTGATGATCCCGCTCGTCGGCAGCGTGCAGGAGCTCGAGCTGGTGCGCGAGCGGTCCGAGGAGGTGCTGCGCGAGGTCGAGCGCGCCACGGGGGTGGAGCTGGCCGCGCTCATCGGCACGATGGTCGAGCTGCCGCGGGCCGCGCTCACCGCCGGCCAGATCGCCGGGGCCGCGCAGTTCTTCTCCTTCGGCACGAACGACCTGACGCAGATGACGTGGGGCTTCAGCCGCGACGACGTCGAGGCAGCGTTCTTCCCCGCGTACCTGGAGCGGGGGGTCTTCGGGGTCTCGCCGTTCGAGTCGCTCGACGTCGACGGCGTCGGCCGGCTCGTCGAGATCGCGGTCCGCGAGGGGCGGGCGGCCCGCCCCGACCTCAAGCTGGGGGTCTGCGGCGAGCACGGCGGCGACCCGGCCTCGGTGCACTTCTTCCACCGGGTCGGCCTGGACTACGTCTCCTGCTCGCCGTTCCGGGTGCCGGTCGCACGCCTCGAGGCGGGCCGCGCCGCCCTGGCGGAGGGGGGCGGCAGCGACAGCCGCTGA
- the rpoD gene encoding RNA polymerase sigma factor RpoD has protein sequence MPVALPAPRAVRDAVPALAQGHPVVTATAVPAPSAPAAPAAPPGLRAVPAPGGEEEPDEAALAAAAAEVAVEPEEPDLAPSLDDGGRSTTDLVRVYLREIGRVALLTAAQEVDLARRIEAGLFAAEKLESTAVADPALRRDLRRVADDGALAKAQLVEANLRLVVSIAKRYAGRGLPFLDLVQEGNLGLIRAVEKFDYTRGFKFSTYASWWIRQAISRAIADQARTIRVPVHMVETINRLLRTQRQMVQELGREPTAEELGARVDLPPERVAEIRRIAVEPVSLHLPVGEDDGSELGDLIEDGEAQAPLESASYLLLQHHLERVLHHLGERERDVVRLRYGLTDGEPHTLEEVGRVFGVTRERVRQIEAKTLAKLRHPQYAGQLRDYLA, from the coding sequence CTGCCCGTCGCCCTGCCCGCCCCGCGGGCGGTCCGCGACGCCGTGCCGGCCCTCGCCCAGGGCCACCCGGTCGTGACCGCGACGGCCGTGCCCGCCCCCTCCGCCCCGGCCGCCCCCGCCGCACCACCCGGCCTGCGGGCCGTGCCCGCCCCGGGCGGGGAGGAGGAGCCCGACGAGGCCGCGCTCGCCGCCGCCGCCGCGGAGGTGGCCGTCGAGCCGGAGGAGCCCGACCTCGCGCCCTCCCTCGACGACGGAGGGCGCAGCACCACCGACCTCGTCCGGGTCTACCTGCGCGAGATCGGCCGGGTCGCCCTGCTGACCGCGGCGCAGGAGGTCGACCTGGCCCGGCGGATCGAGGCCGGGCTCTTCGCGGCGGAGAAGCTCGAGTCCACCGCGGTGGCCGACCCGGCCCTGCGCCGCGACCTGCGCCGGGTGGCCGACGACGGCGCCCTGGCCAAGGCCCAGCTCGTCGAGGCCAACCTGCGCCTGGTCGTGTCCATCGCCAAGCGGTACGCCGGGCGCGGGCTGCCGTTCCTCGACCTGGTCCAGGAGGGCAACCTCGGGCTGATCCGCGCGGTGGAGAAGTTCGACTACACCCGCGGCTTCAAGTTCTCGACCTACGCGAGCTGGTGGATCCGCCAGGCCATCTCCCGCGCCATCGCCGACCAGGCCCGCACGATCCGGGTCCCGGTGCACATGGTCGAGACGATCAACCGGCTGCTGCGCACGCAGCGCCAGATGGTCCAGGAGCTCGGGCGCGAGCCCACGGCCGAGGAGCTCGGCGCGCGGGTGGACCTGCCGCCGGAGCGCGTCGCGGAGATCCGGCGCATCGCCGTCGAGCCGGTGTCGCTGCACCTGCCGGTCGGCGAGGACGACGGCTCCGAGCTCGGCGACCTCATCGAGGACGGCGAGGCGCAGGCGCCGCTGGAGTCGGCGTCGTACCTGCTGCTGCAGCACCACCTCGAGCGGGTGCTGCACCACCTCGGCGAGCGCGAGCGCGACGTCGTGCGCCTGCGCTACGGGCTCACCGACGGCGAGCCGCACACCCTCGAGGAGGTGGGGCGGGTGTTCGGGGTGACCCGCGAGCGGGTGCGCCAGATCGAGGCCAAGACGCTCGCCAAGCTGCGCCACCCGCAGTACGCGGGGCAGCTGCGCGACTACCTCGCCTGA
- a CDS encoding MSMEG_6728 family protein: MQTFLTHPDFRRSAASLDDRRLGKQRVETLQILRALTWTTYGWRNHPAVRMWRGFVPALVAYGVATVDEWESRGRADATRTALADFAELPPPSLQELHDRGQLPPWLGLDALHVSHRSALVRKDPDFYRPLFPDVPDDLPYLWPKAAFPRWPLRRGHERALDLYSALALLGHDEPTPEQRAALDAVRDGDSYRLELAPGAGATTAGLLAGLCTPGTTLWVAPGPALGDWAPHPGPAPADAPPGKLSTSIARPPTPEDSAAMAAEVTSAPEFRFLRPGQPAGPLREGAGLVVLDDGVEEPPPDAADLPVLRLSTTVALEQVVDLRVEAGVEG; the protein is encoded by the coding sequence GTGCAGACGTTCCTGACCCATCCGGACTTCCGGCGCAGCGCCGCGTCGCTCGACGACCGGCGGCTCGGCAAGCAGCGGGTCGAGACCCTGCAGATCCTGCGCGCGCTGACCTGGACCACCTACGGCTGGCGCAACCACCCGGCCGTGCGCATGTGGCGCGGCTTCGTGCCCGCCCTCGTCGCGTACGGCGTCGCGACCGTCGACGAGTGGGAGTCGCGGGGGCGGGCCGACGCCACCCGCACCGCGCTGGCGGACTTCGCCGAGCTGCCGCCGCCGTCGCTGCAGGAGCTGCACGACCGGGGCCAGCTGCCGCCGTGGCTCGGGCTCGACGCCCTGCACGTCAGCCACCGCTCCGCGCTGGTGCGCAAGGACCCGGACTTCTACCGCCCGCTCTTCCCCGACGTGCCCGACGACCTGCCGTACCTCTGGCCGAAGGCCGCGTTCCCCCGCTGGCCGCTGCGCCGCGGGCACGAGCGGGCGCTGGACCTCTACTCCGCGCTGGCGCTGCTCGGGCACGACGAGCCGACCCCCGAGCAGCGGGCCGCCCTCGACGCGGTGCGCGACGGGGACTCGTACCGCCTGGAGCTGGCCCCCGGCGCGGGCGCGACGACCGCGGGGCTGCTCGCCGGGCTCTGCACGCCCGGCACGACGCTCTGGGTGGCCCCGGGCCCGGCGCTCGGGGACTGGGCGCCGCACCCGGGGCCGGCACCGGCCGACGCGCCGCCCGGCAAGCTGTCCACGTCGATCGCCCGACCGCCGACCCCGGAGGACAGCGCGGCGATGGCGGCGGAGGTGACGTCCGCGCCGGAGTTCCGCTTCCTGCGCCCGGGCCAGCCGGCCGGGCCGCTGCGGGAGGGGGCGGGCCTCGTCGTGCTCGACGACGGGGTCGAGGAGCCCCCGCCGGACGCGGCCGACCTGCCCGTGCTGCGGCTCTCCACGACGGTCGCGCTCGAACAGGTGGTCGACCTGCGCGTGGAGGCGGGGGTCGAGGGGTAG